Sequence from the Rhinoraja longicauda isolate Sanriku21f chromosome 17, sRhiLon1.1, whole genome shotgun sequence genome:
AAAATAAATCAGTGGCTGAAATCTAGTATTTGTGAAGAAGTTACTTGCATAGGATGGTTTAATATATTTCCAAGCAGTGCAAAATTGCAAGATTTTCTATTCCTGCTGCTGCTGTACTTGAAACTGGCTGGGTCACTTGGTAGAAACTGATTGTCTGTTCAGATGCCATTATGTGTTAGGGGAACTTGGTGAGTGTTATACTATTGAATGTCAGTGGGAAATGGCTGGGCACTGTCATGCCCTGGTACGCTGTGCCTTACCAACAGTGTCAACATCTTGGCTACATTTTATTGTGCAAGGACAAAAACAAGTTAAATAAAGTGTGTGTCAAAGTAGGTGGGACAATTGAGGTTATAAGAACAATGGAATAGTTAGATAGTGAGAAGGCTTATTTCAAATATGAGAAATAGAAAGTAATTGTGCAGGCACCATTGGAAACTTGAAAGGGATTTGCAAGGGATTTGTAATGTAAGAGTAAGAAAGTATTTTCACAAATTAACCGgtgtggagaaaaaaaataattttgtaataTGTCGATAGAACAAGTTGAATCCTGGGATGTGGCTGTTTTTCTGCAAGTTGATGTTAAGGCTCCAGGGAGATGTGAGGTGATGGCCGTGTGCTGTTCTAGGGGGCTAAAAAATGGGAAAAGTAGTCTTGATGATCACAGCATGAAGGGTGCAGCTGTgaggagaagaaatttcttcggCAATGAATCGTtgcaattatatttttaaaatgttatatgcCCCTTCGTCATTAAGTGCCTTCAAGCCAGGAACTACAGgtcagagatttagtttagaggtacagcacagaaacaggcccttcggcctgcatcgaccagcgatccccgcacattaacactatcctacacacactatggacaatttttacatttaccaagccaattaacctacaaacctgtacgtctttggagtgtgggaggaaaccaaagatctcggagaaaccccacacaggtcacggggagatcgtccaaactccatactgacagcacccatagtcgggatcgaacccgggtctccggcgctgcattcgctataaggcagcaactctgccactgtggcaCCGTGACCGCCAGATTTATTCTGAagagtcacaacccaaaacgtcacctatccatgttctccagagatgctgtctgactcgctgagttactccagcactttgcctttctttggtcagagagttAAGTAGTTTCTGAACTGAAGGAGCAGACATTTCAGCCACAAGATGTTAGAAGTGTTGATGTTAACGGTTAAAAGAATGACAGCAGTGGAAATGCTTGCCATGTTTGAAGAGTGTGTAGATGAACATGAGCTGTATTGTCACTGAATTGGCTGAGGAGGGAGAAATGATGGCATTAATAGTCTGATTAATAGTCTGATGAGTCCTTTTGTGGTTGCTGCAGAAATCATGTGTCAGATTAACTCCTCTGCTGTAAACATTTGACATTCATGATCACTTTCGTTTATCAAGTTTGGAATTTACTAAAAAAATAAACAGGCAGATTTTTCAATCAAGAAAGGTGTAAAGGATGATGTGACAGCTGAAAATTTTCATTGTACTCAAAGCTAAGAATGTAATGGTTCATCTTTTCTGATTCTGAATCGAGGTTTAGAGATGTGTGATcaagttctgttgtgctgcatgtGGCACTGGCTATAAATGTGGAATTGCAATAACTGATATTGTCTGATTGagctttttttttcaatcttcaAAAGTTATGATAGTAATAATGTACCCATTACAAATTGCACCAATTGTATTATCATGGTAGCACAAAATAGGACCAGGGGGACATGGAGGAAAAATCAAAACATGGAATTTGATAGTTTTACAACATTGATATATGGTAGTGATAATGTTGAAATTTCACTCTTTTCTGTGGAATTGAATAGATGAAGAACATCAGGTCTGTTGTGTACCCCCAATGTATGTAAACATGtaactgaactttttttcccccttatgGGCAAGATCTATTATGTGTGTTGAGAGCAAAGTTTATAGCTGTAACAACAGACCAATgttcaattgtattgatcaatattAATTCTTTCACGTACAATGATACTGTGGAAGGGAAGTGCAGGGTCACCTTTGCATGCAAGCGTGCGTTTACAAAATAAAGTTTCGCAGTTGTTAGCAGTCCAACAAGAAAGTCCTGTGAATTGTTACATTATGTGTAATGAATTTTTGGCAGAAAGATGGAAATGTAGAAAGTATTATGGGGAAATGAATACTATGGGTGATGAACATTCCTGTGTGTTGACATTGACAAGAAATAGGACTTACAGTTGCATAAGTTGTCTGGATaacgtgaatgtggagaggatgtttccactagtgggagagtccaagaccagaggtcatagcttctgaattaaaggacgttctttaaggaaggagacgaggaggaatttcttcagtcagagggtggtgaatctgtggaattcattgccacagaaggctgtagaggccatgtcaatggatatttttaaggcagagatagagagattcatgattagtatgggtgtcaggggttatggggagaaggcaggtgaatggggttaggagggagagatcgatcagccacgattgaatggcagagtagacttgatgggctgaatgctgctcctatcacttaggaacaTATGAACATAATCCATTTTGTGCTGCAATCAGTTAAGTATTTTAAAATGTAGTCTACATAATATATGAAATGCTGCAGTGAATTTGCTCATAGCAAGCCTCAAAACTCTCCTGGCTCCCCTTTGAAATAGGGGCATGGGTCTGTTATTTTTGTGAAAAGAGCATTTTTAACCAGTAGTGAAATTCTTCTTCGCATTTTCAGTTAGAAATGGAAGTACATGATACTGCTGCACCCTGCTTGTACTGAATGAGAGAGTCATTGCCAAATTGATTGTGGCATCTTCAGACCCCAACTAAACCACATGTGACCTGAAATCAGATTTAAAGTAAAGATTTGAACAACTGACACAGTaacacagggtactgattgagaatgatcagccatgatcacattgaatggcggtgctggctcgaagggccgaatggcctcctcctgcacctattgtctataaaagagaGCATGAGCAAAGAATGTTGGTACAAACAAGAGAATAGTTTGAAATTCTAAGGCATTATAATGGTTTATTTATGGGGGAATAAAAGCATCTGGTAACATTTTTGAAAACAGGAGGATACGAGCGGAGATTTGTTTGCTTTGTACTGCTGATGTGAAGTACATTCGCAACTAGGCTCAAATCCTAGACAGCAGATCCATGTGCAATGGCGTTTGACTGCCCATGTTTGAAAACAGTGTTATAAATCGGTTGGAGCCTCGTCAAGCTCTGCTGTAGAAATAGCATGTCTGTCACGAAgccacctgaaatttgttttaatgCCTTGCTTATTTTACTTAAATGCAGTTGGATGAAGGCTGGATGGATGATGATCGAAATGATTTGCTGAATGATTTGCATGTGGACATGTTGGAAGAGCAACATAGTCAAGCTATGCAGTTTACAGCAAACATGCTGCAAGAGGTAAGAATGTCCAGCACAggaaaagacccttcagcccaccgggtccgcatcaatcaccctgtatactaacactatgttacactagggacaatttacgattttaccgaagtcaattaacctacacatctgtaaatctttggagtgtgggaggaaactggagcacccagagaaaacccacgcagtcacggggagaatgtacaaaagtacatacagacagcacccgtagtcaggatcgaacccaggtgttgcggcgctgtaaggcagcaactctactgctgcacatcTGTACTGACACATGGATTCTATGCAACCATTCAAAAAGTCTTAAAGAAAAACACTACTTGCTCTTCCGTTTCCCATTGACAGTATTTCACATTCAGTGTAACTAGTGACTTACTTGACGCGCACATCGCGCAAGATTCATGTTGTaaccactttagtttagagatacagcgcagaaactgagtccatgccgaatagcgatccatgcacactaacgttatcctacacacactagggacaattttaccaagccaattaatgtacaaacctgtatgtctttggcgtgtcagaggaaaccagagtacgcagagaaaacccacgcaggtctcggggagaaagtACGAACTCCAtaagacagcgcccctagtcgggatcgaacacgactctaccgctgtgctgacaCATGGATTCTATACAACTATTCAGGCAGTTTTAAAGAAAAACACTATTTGTTCTTCCTATTGGAAGTATTATTGCACATGCAGTGTAACTAGTGACTTACTTGACATGCAGCATGCAAAATTTATGCAGTAACCACTACATATTTGAGATTTTCTAACCATTTCACTGTTTCAGACTCCACCAAATCactttaatccctactctttacaCTACATGTTCCATTCTTTTCTCTTCCAGAAAAAGCAAGATGATGATGAGGGGACAACTGATACAGCCACTATTTTGTCCAACCAGCATGAGAAAGACAGCGGCGTTGGACGCACAGATGAAAGTACACGCAACGATGAGAGTTCTGAGCAAGAGAACCTTGGGGATGACCACACCACCCCCCATGCCTTGAGAGTCATGTGCAACTATGACACCCTTGAAAGCAGTGACTTGCAGTTCAGCCATGCGTCCTTCATTTCCCGGGACTACGCAGATCCAGACTTTCTTTGCATTCCCTCTGATGGCTGTGAAAGATTCCGTGATCTGCTCGAGCTAAAATATCAGATGCAGAGTGACAATCAGTATGGTCTTCACTGCAGTGGCAGCGCTGTGAGTATCAGTAAGAATGACCAGGAAATTGTTGACAAAGAACTGGAAATGCTGAATGAAGAATTGCACAACATTGAGCTCGAATGTCTTAACATTGCACGAGCCCATAAAATGCAACAATTGAAAGAGCAATACAGGGAGTCGTGGATGTTACACAACAGCGGTTTTCACAACTACAACACCAGCATCGATAGCCGCAGCCGTGAACTCTCTGATATAACAGAACTACCAGAAAAATCAGATAAGGACAGCTCGAGCGCATACAACACTGGTGAGAGTTGTCGAAGCACACCGCTAACATTAGATCTGTCTCCAAACAACTCATTGTGCAGGGCGGTCGAGAATCTGAACAGTCAAACTAATGAGGTGGTGCCAAGCACCACTGCCAAAATGCCACTTCTATCCCATACAGTGAGCCTTGCAAAATCCAACTCCGCTACAAAAGAACCCGACCATTGCCAGCAATCTGACGGAAAGGACGAGAATCAAGCTGTGCAATGCAACAAAAGCCAAGCTTTCTCCCAGAGCTCAACCTGTCCAATCTCATACCATAACTCGCCCTATAGACATGCTCATATCCCAGCACACGCTCAGCACTACCAAAGCTACATGCAGTTGATACAGCAAAAGTCAGCAGTGGAGTATGCACAGAGCCAAATGAGTCTTGTTAGTATGTGCAAAGAACCTTCCTATCATGAGTCGTCAAGTCACTTACAATCCAAAATGGAGTGGAAGGTAAAGGTCCGCAGTGATGGGACCAGGTACATCACCAAACGTCCAGCCAGAGACCGCATTCTGAAGGAACGTGCCCTGAAAATTAAAGAAGAACGTTGTGGTATGACGACTGACGACGACGCCATAAGTGAGATGAAAATGGGGCGCTACTGGAGTAAGGAAGAACGAAAGCAGCATCTGGTGCGTGCAAAAGAGCAGAGAAAGCGGCGTGAATTCATGATGCAGAGCAGGTTGGAGTGTCTGAAGGAGCAGCAGAGTACGCAGGAGAAGAAAGAGGTTAACATCATTGAACTTAGCCACAAGAAAATGATGAAGAAAAGGAGTAAGAAGATTTTTGACAATTGGATGACAATCCAGGAACTTTTAACTCATGGGGCTAAATCACCCGATGGAACACGGATATATAACTCACTCTTGTCAGTAACAACCGTATAAGTAAGCTTTCAATGGTGTAATTTAAGTACTACCATCTGAGGTAGAAGCCATCTTGCCTCGTTAAAAGTGGCATTTCTTGTAAATATATAAAACACATCACTCCTCCAGCTGTAACTGGAGAATCCATCAGTAAATAACAATGCTAACAAGGTTAATCCATATGTGCCTTTTCAAAGGCAACAATAAAACAAACAACAGCAGGCCTAATACTGTAATTGCTCTTCACTTTGCTTAAGATCTATTCATTAATAGGTCCTTAAATACATGTGCCAATAGACTTTAGTCACTGTCAATTTTTTATGAACTTAAGACTCCAACTGTTTTATATATGAAATCTTACATGCCATAATTTGCAGTTAAATTGCAACACAAAAATATCTCATTCTTTATACTTTTTTTTCCCCTGTTCACTGTGCAACTTGTTCAAACTTTTCAGGATCTTCCCAATGAAAACCTAACTTTTTGCTGACTTACAACCTGTCGTAAATTCGAGATGGTTTTTGCATGTATATAAATTTCATGTTTATAGCAAAAGATTGTgggattgtgaacacactttgtaGTTAATATGTGCTTTGTAGGCATTGGCGTATTGAACAAATACAGCTAAATGAGCATTTAGTTAGTTACACACTCCATGTCTTgtataaaatgaaaataatttattgtttttATATTTAGATTTCAGCTGGGCCTTGTATGACTTAAAATAAACAATATCAATTGCACAAGTTTTACTCCTGTCACTTTTACAGCAATTAGATCTGAAATATTCACCATTATTTCCATATTTAGCACAATTCTCAGGACTTCCTTTTCCCAGTAACACTCGCTGTTTAAGAAATCAAATGTGTTTCATTTCTTATTCACTGAACCTTCAAAGATTGGGAAGGGTAAAGTAAAGCAAGGTAGACTTAGTGTCGGAATTCTAATCCAGTCCAGCATGGCCGGGAAAGCCAAATTGTAATAATTCTTCACCATTTAGGGAAGAATACacctgatttgttttttttaatgattttgagATGATTTCTATAATTTTCCATGATGTCCTGATGACACATGTGGGAGCACAAGAGCCGCACTGGTCGAGCAAGAAACAGCAATAGTTCCATTAGCAAATGGATGTGTAGATTTATCAAAGCAACAGCTGTATCAGGACTGATCTTTACACTCCTATCTATCATTTCACacattttgaatggtggtgcagaaaTGGGGCTACAACAACAAAAACATAAATGGAATCGATCATAAATAGTTTCGTTTTACTACAACAGATCATCTAAGTGTTGGTCTCAATCATAATTTGCACTAGCAGATGTTCCTACCGGAGCCAACCTCAGATAATGGGAAGTATAAACTTCCAACCAAAGGCATGCATGAACAATCACAAACCCTGGCGTTGAAGACCTGCTTGTAAACTCCTGCATCTTCACCAGCAGCAGGCAATCTTATCTGCAAGATAGAAAGTGGTTGAAGGACACAGGCTGCTATCCAAATGAGTGAGGATCGTTATAAGCATCTTACCTGCAGCATGAACTCACATAGGACTGCCCCTCATCCCTGCGCGACTGAGTTGCTAGattcttcaaacctgtatgtgCACGCTCATTCCTACTTTAATAGCAGATCCTGAAAGAGAGTTATAGATGAAATGATTACTACTACAATTACTCGTCTAaattttttatttattgtcatAAAATACAGTAGTCATTTTTATATGAATTCAAGAACCATTAACAAGTTCCTGCAACAGCAGACAGGGTGCAATTAAACATAATTGCCTCCAGTGTCAATGCACATGTTAtgggatacagtggatgtggagaaaaatAGTTTCATTGAACTTCTGCACCTGTTGCACATTAACCACCATCCAAATGTTGCCATAATGTTgttaacaaaacaaaaagaaccaACTGTCAAGTCAAACCGTCTATTTTCCAATTTTTCACTCGATGCTTAAACTTAAAAGGATAGGAACAGAAATAGAATGCATCACAAGCTACCAATTTCAAGTGATATGAGCAATAACATTGGAGATCTATTATTTCGTTGTTTCATAATTTGTACAATTGTTCAATGTGAAATTGCAACTCAGACTCAGTGAAAATTAAGCATTCACGTAAACAGAT
This genomic interval carries:
- the pdzrn3b gene encoding E3 ubiquitin-protein ligase PDZRN3-B isoform X2 codes for the protein MLSMHKFGGGETLTIIMERDAGSLGFNIIGGRPCSENQEGTACEGIFVSKIVDNGPADKEDGLQIHDRILEVNGKDLSRVTHEQAVEAFRTAKQPIVVQVLRRTPRAKVLNASHECQLVDMGTQTDITFEHIMALAKIRPPTPPVVVLEQYLLPEEHPSGLDYYDSNDYFQGLQTEIDREELEYEEVDLYRLPGKDKLGLTVCYRTDDEDDTGIYVSEIDPNSIAAKDGRIREGDRIIQINGIEIQNREEAVALLTREESKNISLLLARPELQLDEGWMDDDRNDLLNDLHVDMLEEQHSQAMQFTANMLQEKKQDDDEGTTDTATILSNQHEKDSGVGRTDESTRNDESSEQENLGDDHTTPHALRVMCNYDTLESSDLQFSHASFISRDYADPDFLCIPSDGCERFRDLLELKYQMQSDNQYGLHCSGSAVSISKNDQEIVDKELEMLNEELHNIELECLNIARAHKMQQLKEQYRESWMLHNSGFHNYNTSIDSRSRELSDITELPEKSDKDSSSAYNTGESCRSTPLTLDLSPNNSLCRAVENLNSQTNEVVPSTTAKMPLLSHTVSLAKSNSATKEPDHCQQSDGKDENQAVQCNKSQAFSQSSTCPISYHNSPYRHAHIPAHAQHYQSYMQLIQQKSAVEYAQSQMSLVSMCKEPSYHESSSHLQSKMEWKVKVRSDGTRYITKRPARDRILKERALKIKEERCGMTTDDDAISEMKMGRYWSKEERKQHLVRAKEQRKRREFMMQSRLECLKEQQSTQEKKEVNIIELSHKKMMKKRSKKIFDNWMTIQELLTHGAKSPDGTRIYNSLLSVTTV
- the pdzrn3b gene encoding E3 ubiquitin-protein ligase PDZRN3-B isoform X1, encoding MGFDLERFSEEVDPDFKCNLCNKVLEDPLTTPCGHVFCAGCLLPWVVQRGNCPARCRRVATKELNHVLPLKNLILKLEIRCDNQGRGCDRVVRLQHLAEHTEMCDYSPAVCGHKGCGESLNLRDVDLHMRQGCEQRPVGVCRRGCGLALVHGEQQRGSHCCVRALRAQGGAMQGRLTGLERELKLQRARSCKRQKALHSQLSALQSEAQVTALRCQKKFTEYSARIRSLTKNIPAQCNGGETLTIIMERDAGSLGFNIIGGRPCSENQEGTACEGIFVSKIVDNGPADKEDGLQIHDRILEVNGKDLSRVTHEQAVEAFRTAKQPIVVQVLRRTPRAKVLNASHECQLVDMGTQTDITFEHIMALAKIRPPTPPVVVLEQYLLPEEHPSGLDYYDSNDYFQGLQTEIDREELEYEEVDLYRLPGKDKLGLTVCYRTDDEDDTGIYVSEIDPNSIAAKDGRIREGDRIIQINGIEIQNREEAVALLTREESKNISLLLARPELQLDEGWMDDDRNDLLNDLHVDMLEEQHSQAMQFTANMLQEKKQDDDEGTTDTATILSNQHEKDSGVGRTDESTRNDESSEQENLGDDHTTPHALRVMCNYDTLESSDLQFSHASFISRDYADPDFLCIPSDGCERFRDLLELKYQMQSDNQYGLHCSGSAVSISKNDQEIVDKELEMLNEELHNIELECLNIARAHKMQQLKEQYRESWMLHNSGFHNYNTSIDSRSRELSDITELPEKSDKDSSSAYNTGESCRSTPLTLDLSPNNSLCRAVENLNSQTNEVVPSTTAKMPLLSHTVSLAKSNSATKEPDHCQQSDGKDENQAVQCNKSQAFSQSSTCPISYHNSPYRHAHIPAHAQHYQSYMQLIQQKSAVEYAQSQMSLVSMCKEPSYHESSSHLQSKMEWKVKVRSDGTRYITKRPARDRILKERALKIKEERCGMTTDDDAISEMKMGRYWSKEERKQHLVRAKEQRKRREFMMQSRLECLKEQQSTQEKKEVNIIELSHKKMMKKRSKKIFDNWMTIQELLTHGAKSPDGTRIYNSLLSVTTV
- the pdzrn3b gene encoding E3 ubiquitin-protein ligase PDZRN3-B isoform X3, producing the protein MGCNLCSLQKKEQYKLLYEVCQVNGKDLSRVTHEQAVEAFRTAKQPIVVQVLRRTPRAKVLNASHECQLVDMGTQTDITFEHIMALAKIRPPTPPVVVLEQYLLPEEHPSGLDYYDSNDYFQGLQTEIDREELEYEEVDLYRLPGKDKLGLTVCYRTDDEDDTGIYVSEIDPNSIAAKDGRIREGDRIIQINGIEIQNREEAVALLTREESKNISLLLARPELQLDEGWMDDDRNDLLNDLHVDMLEEQHSQAMQFTANMLQEKKQDDDEGTTDTATILSNQHEKDSGVGRTDESTRNDESSEQENLGDDHTTPHALRVMCNYDTLESSDLQFSHASFISRDYADPDFLCIPSDGCERFRDLLELKYQMQSDNQYGLHCSGSAVSISKNDQEIVDKELEMLNEELHNIELECLNIARAHKMQQLKEQYRESWMLHNSGFHNYNTSIDSRSRELSDITELPEKSDKDSSSAYNTGESCRSTPLTLDLSPNNSLCRAVENLNSQTNEVVPSTTAKMPLLSHTVSLAKSNSATKEPDHCQQSDGKDENQAVQCNKSQAFSQSSTCPISYHNSPYRHAHIPAHAQHYQSYMQLIQQKSAVEYAQSQMSLVSMCKEPSYHESSSHLQSKMEWKVKVRSDGTRYITKRPARDRILKERALKIKEERCGMTTDDDAISEMKMGRYWSKEERKQHLVRAKEQRKRREFMMQSRLECLKEQQSTQEKKEVNIIELSHKKMMKKRSKKIFDNWMTIQELLTHGAKSPDGTRIYNSLLSVTTV